A single genomic interval of Cellulosilyticum sp. I15G10I2 harbors:
- a CDS encoding lysophospholipid acyltransferase family protein, with translation MLGSIKVLNTMIINYITSMGERKKYRYGNLKYDKKVSRAHIYKIVQKLSQDMLKAGGITVEVKGKENLPQKGPVLYVANHKSIFDIVTLVSLIEDPLIFIGKKEVAKMPLVEKWFDALGCIYIDREDLRQSLKAIMMGISELKGGQSVVIFPEGTRAHGKALKEFKEGSFKLATKTKVPIIPIALQDTYKVFEEKKSVQKGKVYVNIGEAIYQEELEEETLKKLPQYIQGIVQDLLQSITFE, from the coding sequence ATGCTTGGCAGTATAAAGGTTCTAAATACTATGATCATTAATTACATCACCAGTATGGGAGAAAGAAAAAAGTATAGGTATGGTAATTTAAAATATGATAAAAAAGTAAGCAGAGCCCATATTTATAAGATTGTTCAAAAGCTTTCGCAGGATATGCTAAAAGCAGGAGGCATAACTGTAGAGGTTAAAGGTAAAGAAAATTTGCCCCAAAAGGGCCCAGTGCTTTATGTGGCAAATCATAAAAGTATTTTTGATATTGTTACACTTGTAAGTCTGATAGAAGATCCTTTGATATTTATAGGTAAAAAAGAAGTAGCAAAAATGCCTCTTGTTGAAAAATGGTTCGATGCTTTAGGTTGTATTTATATAGATAGAGAAGACCTAAGGCAGTCGTTAAAGGCAATTATGATGGGAATTAGTGAACTTAAAGGAGGACAGTCAGTCGTAATATTCCCAGAGGGAACAAGGGCTCATGGCAAAGCACTCAAGGAATTTAAAGAAGGCAGTTTTAAGCTGGCAACTAAAACGAAGGTGCCTATTATTCCAATAGCTCTTCAGGATACTTATAAGGTGTTTGAGGAAAAGAAAAGTGTTCAAAAAGGCAAGGTTTACGTTAATATTGGCGAAGCTATTTATCAAGAGGAATTAGAAGAAGAGACACTTAAAAAATTACCTCAGTATATACAAGGGATTGTGCAGGATTTACTGCAATCTATTACATTTGAGTAG
- a CDS encoding nicotinate phosphoribosyltransferase, whose protein sequence is MSTRNLTLLTDLYQLTMMQGYYENDVNNHEVVFDLFYRTNPSKNGYALCAGLAQTIDYIENLSFSEEDISYLESLNLFKKDFLEYLKNFKFTGDIDAVEEGTVVFPGEVLLRVKAPIFEAQFVETALLNIVNHQSLIATKAARVVKSAEGDPVLEFGLRRAQGPDAGLYGARAAVIGGCSATSNVLAGQMFNIPIAGTHAHSWVMSFDAEIDAFRAYAKLFPNKCILLVDTYDTLESGVPNAIKVFDEMKAQGIHSKAYGIRLDSGDLAYLSKKARRMLDDAGHTQAIISASCDLDELLITDLKRQGAKISLWGVGTNLITSSDCPSFGGIYKLSAEIGKNGINIPKIKVSDNPEKVTNPGVKKVVRIYDKATRKIQTDIIALEEEVFDAAKPLTLLDAHARWKKMKLKANTYEVRELLVPIFRSGNKVYESPSVMAIKEYAARELDTLWDEYKRLINPQIMSVVLSDGLYALKERMLEDYKKD, encoded by the coding sequence ATGAGTACGAGAAATTTAACATTATTAACAGATTTATATCAACTCACCATGATGCAAGGCTATTATGAAAATGATGTTAACAATCATGAAGTAGTATTTGATCTTTTTTATAGAACAAATCCATCAAAAAATGGCTATGCACTATGTGCAGGACTTGCCCAAACAATAGATTATATTGAAAATTTATCTTTTAGTGAAGAAGATATTAGCTATTTAGAGAGCTTGAACTTATTTAAAAAAGATTTCTTAGAGTATTTAAAGAATTTTAAGTTTACAGGAGATATTGATGCAGTAGAGGAAGGTACAGTTGTTTTTCCAGGAGAAGTTCTCCTAAGAGTAAAAGCGCCTATTTTTGAAGCCCAATTTGTTGAGACTGCCCTTCTGAATATAGTTAATCATCAAAGTCTGATTGCTACAAAGGCAGCGAGAGTAGTAAAATCTGCAGAGGGGGATCCGGTGCTTGAATTTGGACTAAGAAGAGCACAAGGACCTGATGCTGGTCTTTATGGCGCAAGAGCTGCTGTTATTGGAGGATGTAGTGCTACCTCTAATGTACTTGCTGGACAAATGTTTAATATCCCTATAGCCGGAACTCATGCCCATAGCTGGGTTATGAGTTTTGACGCTGAAATAGATGCTTTTAGAGCCTATGCAAAACTGTTTCCTAATAAATGTATTTTGTTAGTAGATACGTACGATACACTAGAATCAGGAGTGCCTAATGCTATCAAAGTATTTGATGAAATGAAAGCACAAGGGATTCATTCAAAAGCGTATGGTATACGCCTAGACAGCGGAGATTTAGCTTATTTATCAAAAAAAGCAAGACGTATGTTGGATGACGCTGGGCATACACAGGCTATTATAAGCGCTTCTTGCGATCTGGATGAACTGCTGATTACAGACCTGAAGAGACAAGGCGCTAAGATAAGTTTATGGGGAGTAGGTACAAACCTCATTACTTCATCAGATTGCCCGTCGTTTGGCGGGATTTATAAATTATCAGCAGAAATAGGTAAAAATGGTATAAATATTCCTAAGATAAAAGTTTCTGATAATCCAGAAAAAGTTACTAATCCAGGTGTCAAAAAAGTTGTTAGGATCTATGATAAAGCTACACGAAAGATCCAAACTGATATTATAGCTTTAGAAGAAGAAGTATTTGATGCAGCGAAACCACTGACATTACTTGATGCCCATGCAAGATGGAAAAAAATGAAGCTTAAGGCTAATACGTATGAAGTAAGAGAACTTTTAGTTCCTATATTTAGAAGCGGCAATAAAGTATATGAATCGCCGTCAGTAATGGCAATTAAGGAATATGCCGCACGGGAGCTTGATACACTTTGGGATGAGTATAAAAGGCTTATTAATCCTCAAATTATGTCAGTTGTGTTATCCGACGGGTTATATGCACTTAAAGAGAGGATGTTAGAAGATTATAAAAAAGACTAA
- a CDS encoding DMT family transporter, with the protein MLKNKLHSSNIMLITLIAVLCNILWGTPFPVLKIIYKDMGIISSNLADNITFISLRFLLAGLLLFIFGLLTGAPLFKIRKSQIRLIVTLGIFNTTLQYFFFNIGVNNTTGIKASILAQISIFFSILLAHFIYQNDKLSLKKVLGLLLGFGGLILVNLDKSSEGLLRFSILGEGFMICSGLVSAFAMLIAKKIGKDLPSLVFTCWQMLVGSILLFLVGLGMGGNPLSLHFTPLSIGLLFYLALVSSVAFYLWYAILQHRKISELAMFKFIIPVTGSVLTGLFIPGETLLPVHFISLLLVSAGIIIVNRK; encoded by the coding sequence ATGTTAAAAAACAAACTACACAGTAGCAACATTATGTTAATTACCCTGATAGCCGTTTTATGTAATATTTTATGGGGAACCCCCTTCCCAGTACTTAAAATCATTTATAAAGATATGGGCATTATAAGCAGCAACTTAGCTGATAATATTACCTTTATTAGTTTAAGATTTCTTCTGGCAGGCCTTTTACTGTTTATATTTGGTTTATTGACTGGTGCCCCTTTATTTAAGATCCGTAAATCTCAAATAAGGCTTATTGTCACTTTAGGTATCTTTAATACTACCTTACAATATTTCTTCTTCAATATAGGAGTTAATAATACTACAGGTATCAAAGCTTCAATCCTTGCACAGATCTCCATATTTTTCTCAATTTTACTTGCTCACTTTATCTATCAAAATGATAAATTAAGCCTAAAAAAAGTATTGGGACTCTTACTAGGTTTTGGTGGTCTTATACTTGTTAATCTAGATAAGAGCAGCGAAGGGCTACTACGTTTTTCTATCCTCGGAGAAGGTTTTATGATATGCTCTGGTCTTGTCAGTGCATTTGCTATGTTGATTGCTAAAAAAATAGGTAAAGACCTGCCTTCTTTAGTATTCACCTGCTGGCAGATGCTTGTTGGGTCTATTTTACTATTTCTAGTTGGTCTTGGGATGGGCGGTAACCCTCTTTCTTTGCACTTCACACCGCTTTCAATTGGCCTACTATTTTATTTAGCACTTGTCTCAAGCGTCGCCTTCTACCTATGGTACGCCATTTTACAGCACCGCAAAATCAGTGAACTGGCCATGTTCAAATTTATCATCCCCGTAACCGGCAGCGTTCTCACTGGCCTCTTCATCCCCGGCGAGACATTGTTGCCCGTTCATTTCATCTCACTCTTACTAGTCTCCGCCGGCATTATAATAGTAAATAGGAAGTAA
- the ileS gene encoding isoleucine--tRNA ligase, with translation MYKKVDTNLNFVDRELDVLKFWKEHNVFEDSINARTDGPTFTFYDGPPTANGKPHIGHILTRVIKDLVPRYKTMKGYKVLRKAGWDTHGLPVELEVEKLLGISGKPEIEKYGVEDFITKCKESVWKYQSEWEKMSDRVGYWVDMDDPYVTYHNNYIESVWWSLKQIWDKDLIYKGHKIVPYCPRCGTSLSSHEVAQGYKDIKDATAVAKFKVKDENSTYLLAWTTTPWTLPSNVALCVHPEHTYVKAEFDGNKYILAESLVASVLGEGACVLETFPGKELCGLEYEPLFDFVKPEKKAWFVVSDTYVTLTDGTGIVHIAPAFGEDDAKVGRENDLPFVQLVNEQGYFTPEVDLWQNIFVKDADKHILKWLGENNKLFKSEPYEHSYPHCWRCDTPLLYYARDTWFISMTKVRSALVKNNNTVNWLPPSIGEGRFGNFLEGVIDWGLSRSRYWGTPLPIWECTCGHKHMIGSIEELKSMSSDCPDEIELHKPYIDAVHLNCPKCQKEMTRVEDVIDCWYDSGSMPFAQWHYPFENKEIFDDNYPADFISEAVDQTRGWFYTLMAISTLIFDKSPYKNVIVLGHVCDKEGQKMSKHKGNVVDPWSVLDAQGADAVRWYFYSASSPWLPSRFGSENVSESQRKFMGTLWNTYAFYVLYANIDAFDPTQYTLDYASLNMMDKWVLSKLNTLVKDVDEHLENYRIFEASRIMQDFVDDLSNWYVRRSRERFWQSEMPQDKINAYMTLHTVLVTLAKISAPFVPFMSEQIYQNLVRTVDTSVPVSVHLCDFPTFNETMIDTALENSMEQVLQIVVLGRSCRNESNIKNRQPIGTMYVGASEVLTPEFIEIIAEELNVKNVEFKTDASEFITYSFKPQMRTLGPKYGKLLNAIRTALMALDGSKAMDELNTNGTLKLSLEGETIELSKEDLLIDIAQKGGFVSAVDKGYTVVIDTNLSEELLEEGFVREIISKIQTMRKEADFEVQDHILVAYSGNEKIASILTKNNELVAQEVLANSVSEGTLDGYTKEWKVNGETVTFTVKKA, from the coding sequence ATGTACAAAAAGGTAGATACCAACCTGAACTTTGTGGATAGAGAACTCGATGTCCTGAAGTTTTGGAAGGAACATAATGTATTTGAAGATTCTATAAACGCCCGTACTGACGGACCAACTTTTACTTTTTATGATGGTCCTCCAACAGCAAACGGCAAACCTCATATCGGCCATATTTTAACCCGTGTTATTAAGGACCTTGTGCCACGTTATAAAACAATGAAAGGCTACAAAGTACTTCGTAAAGCTGGCTGGGATACCCACGGGCTTCCTGTAGAGCTTGAAGTTGAAAAACTTCTTGGCATCAGTGGCAAGCCTGAAATTGAAAAATATGGTGTTGAGGACTTTATTACTAAATGTAAAGAAAGTGTATGGAAATATCAAAGTGAATGGGAAAAGATGTCTGACCGTGTAGGCTATTGGGTAGATATGGATGATCCTTATGTAACTTACCATAATAATTATATCGAATCTGTATGGTGGTCTCTTAAACAAATCTGGGACAAGGATCTTATTTATAAAGGTCACAAAATTGTTCCTTACTGCCCTCGTTGCGGGACTTCTCTGTCTTCTCACGAGGTAGCTCAAGGCTACAAGGATATCAAAGATGCCACTGCAGTTGCTAAGTTTAAAGTAAAAGATGAAAACAGCACCTATCTTCTCGCATGGACAACCACCCCTTGGACACTTCCATCAAACGTAGCACTTTGTGTACATCCTGAGCACACTTATGTAAAAGCTGAATTTGATGGTAATAAATACATCCTGGCCGAATCTTTAGTGGCTTCTGTCCTTGGTGAAGGCGCCTGTGTTTTAGAAACATTTCCTGGCAAAGAACTTTGCGGCTTAGAATACGAACCTCTTTTTGACTTTGTAAAACCAGAGAAAAAAGCATGGTTTGTCGTATCTGATACGTATGTAACTCTTACAGATGGTACCGGAATCGTTCATATCGCTCCTGCCTTTGGTGAAGATGATGCAAAAGTAGGGCGTGAAAATGACCTTCCTTTTGTTCAGCTTGTTAACGAACAAGGTTACTTTACACCTGAAGTAGACTTATGGCAAAATATCTTTGTTAAAGATGCAGATAAACATATCCTTAAATGGCTAGGTGAAAATAATAAATTATTTAAATCTGAACCTTATGAACACAGCTATCCTCATTGCTGGAGATGTGATACACCGCTTTTATATTATGCCCGTGATACATGGTTTATCTCTATGACAAAGGTGCGTTCTGCCCTTGTTAAAAATAACAATACTGTTAACTGGCTTCCGCCATCAATTGGTGAGGGACGTTTTGGCAACTTCCTTGAAGGCGTTATCGACTGGGGACTTTCTCGTTCCCGTTATTGGGGTACCCCTCTTCCTATTTGGGAATGTACATGTGGCCATAAACACATGATTGGCAGTATAGAAGAGCTAAAATCAATGAGCTCAGACTGTCCTGATGAAATTGAACTTCATAAACCTTATATTGATGCAGTTCACCTTAACTGTCCAAAATGTCAAAAAGAAATGACAAGAGTTGAAGATGTTATTGACTGTTGGTATGACAGTGGGTCTATGCCTTTTGCACAATGGCACTATCCATTTGAAAACAAAGAGATCTTTGATGATAATTATCCAGCAGACTTTATCTCAGAAGCTGTAGATCAGACCCGTGGCTGGTTCTACACTTTGATGGCTATTTCAACACTAATCTTTGATAAATCGCCTTACAAAAATGTTATTGTTTTAGGACACGTGTGTGATAAAGAAGGTCAAAAAATGAGTAAGCATAAAGGGAATGTAGTAGACCCTTGGAGTGTACTTGATGCACAAGGCGCCGACGCTGTTCGTTGGTATTTCTATTCAGCAAGTTCGCCATGGCTTCCTAGCCGCTTTGGTTCAGAAAATGTAAGCGAATCTCAAAGAAAGTTTATGGGTACATTATGGAATACTTATGCCTTCTATGTGCTTTATGCGAACATTGATGCTTTTGACCCAACACAATATACATTAGATTATGCTTCACTTAATATGATGGATAAATGGGTGCTTTCAAAATTAAATACACTTGTTAAAGATGTGGATGAACATCTTGAAAACTACCGTATTTTTGAAGCTTCTCGTATTATGCAGGACTTTGTAGATGATTTATCTAACTGGTATGTGCGCCGCTCCCGCGAAAGATTCTGGCAAAGTGAAATGCCTCAAGATAAGATTAATGCTTACATGACACTTCACACAGTACTTGTTACACTTGCTAAAATCTCAGCACCATTTGTACCATTTATGTCAGAACAAATCTATCAAAATCTTGTTAGAACTGTAGATACATCAGTGCCTGTCAGTGTTCATCTTTGTGATTTCCCAACATTTAATGAAACAATGATCGATACAGCACTTGAAAATTCTATGGAACAAGTCCTTCAAATCGTTGTACTTGGCCGCAGCTGCCGTAACGAATCTAATATCAAAAATCGTCAGCCTATCGGCACCATGTATGTAGGAGCTTCAGAAGTACTTACTCCGGAATTCATTGAAATTATTGCTGAAGAGTTAAATGTTAAAAACGTGGAGTTTAAAACAGATGCCAGTGAATTTATCACTTATAGCTTTAAACCTCAAATGCGTACTTTAGGACCAAAATATGGTAAGCTCCTAAATGCAATCAGAACAGCCCTTATGGCGCTTGATGGTTCAAAAGCTATGGATGAACTTAATACAAATGGTACATTAAAACTATCCCTTGAAGGTGAAACAATTGAGCTTTCAAAAGAAGATTTACTCATTGACATTGCACAAAAAGGTGGTTTTGTATCCGCAGTTGACAAAGGCTATACAGTCGTTATTGATACAAACCTTTCAGAAGAACTTTTAGAAGAAGGTTTTGTAAGAGAAATCATATCTAAAATACAAACCATGAGAAAAGAAGCTGATTTTGAAGTACAAGATCATATCTTAGTTGCTTATTCTGGCAATGAAAAAATTGCTTCTATTCTAACTAAAAACAATGAACTTGTTGCTCAGGAAGTACTTGCAAACAGTGTATCTGAAGGCACTTTAGATGGGTATACAAAAGAATGGAAAGTAAATGGGGAAACTGTTACGTTTACTGTAAAAAAAGCTTAA
- a CDS encoding HAD family hydrolase translates to MQKTYQYILFDLDGTLTDPKLGITKSVQYALRHFSIDVTNLDSLTPFIGPPLKDSFMDYYHFDEQNALEAIEKYREYFKETGIFENNLYSGMSSLLHKLVESGKTLLVATSKPTVFAERILEHFNISQYFVFISGSELDGTRSNKNEVIKYALEQNNISDLNNVVMVGDRRYDVLGAKEVGIDSIGVLYGYGDYEELTSAGATYLASNIKELTEILL, encoded by the coding sequence ATGCAAAAAACATATCAGTATATTTTATTTGACTTAGATGGAACTTTAACTGATCCAAAGCTTGGTATAACAAAATCAGTTCAATATGCTCTCAGACATTTTAGTATTGACGTTACGAATCTTGATAGTTTAACCCCTTTTATTGGACCACCTCTTAAGGACTCATTTATGGATTACTATCATTTTGATGAACAAAATGCACTTGAAGCTATAGAAAAGTATAGAGAGTATTTTAAAGAGACGGGTATTTTTGAAAATAACCTTTATAGTGGCATGAGCAGCTTATTACATAAACTAGTCGAAAGCGGCAAAACGCTCCTTGTAGCAACTTCAAAACCGACAGTTTTTGCTGAGCGTATTCTTGAACATTTTAATATAAGCCAGTACTTTGTTTTTATAAGTGGCAGTGAACTAGATGGTACACGTTCTAATAAAAATGAAGTGATTAAGTATGCATTAGAACAAAATAATATATCTGACTTAAATAATGTAGTCATGGTAGGTGACAGGAGATACGATGTACTAGGTGCAAAAGAAGTGGGTATTGACTCTATTGGGGTTTTATACGGTTATGGAGATTATGAGGAACTTACAAGCGCAGGAGCTACTTATTTAGCGAGTAATATTAAAGAATTAACTGAAATATTGCTATAA
- a CDS encoding metallophosphoesterase family protein — protein MRIGIISDTHGLLRSEFIQAFKGCELIFHGGDIGKEEIIDKLAEIAPVITVRGNNDKDEWTKKFPNEIWTEVNQKRVYMIHDLKTSQQKFEKGHIDIVISGHSHIYKEEIREAIFYLNPGGAGPKRFGRPATAMILELIDGMVQVEPLID, from the coding sequence ATGAGAATAGGCATCATTTCAGATACCCATGGACTTTTAAGATCAGAGTTCATACAAGCATTTAAAGGCTGTGAGCTTATTTTTCATGGGGGAGATATAGGAAAAGAAGAGATTATAGATAAGCTTGCAGAAATAGCGCCTGTTATTACTGTCAGGGGCAATAATGATAAAGATGAATGGACTAAGAAGTTTCCGAATGAAATATGGACTGAGGTTAATCAAAAGAGAGTTTATATGATTCACGATTTAAAAACTAGTCAGCAAAAATTCGAAAAGGGTCACATAGACATTGTAATAAGTGGACATTCTCATATCTATAAAGAAGAAATAAGAGAAGCTATATTTTATCTTAATCCAGGAGGCGCTGGGCCTAAGCGTTTTGGGAGGCCGGCCACTGCTATGATTTTAGAATTAATAGATGGTATGGTGCAAGTAGAGCCGCTCATAGACTGA
- a CDS encoding cupin domain-containing protein, with translation MYTASYFIDKLEMMPHIEGGYYKECFVSDIGAWSSIYFLLEQGEVSHFHRLQSDELWYYHAGSALTIYMIDARGELIEQQLGLDIAKGEMPQVLVPRGSIFGSAQNEEGFSLVGCMVAPGFTFEGFELFEREELMQKYPEYQEVIMKLTR, from the coding sequence ATGTATACAGCAAGTTATTTTATAGATAAATTAGAAATGATGCCACATATAGAAGGGGGATATTATAAAGAGTGTTTTGTATCAGATATCGGGGCTTGGAGCAGTATTTATTTTCTGCTAGAGCAAGGGGAAGTATCACACTTTCATAGGCTGCAATCAGATGAGTTATGGTATTATCATGCGGGATCAGCCCTAACCATTTATATGATAGATGCTAGAGGAGAGCTGATAGAGCAGCAATTAGGGCTAGATATAGCAAAGGGAGAGATGCCGCAAGTCCTTGTACCAAGAGGAAGTATTTTTGGATCAGCTCAAAATGAGGAAGGATTTTCCTTAGTGGGGTGTATGGTAGCACCTGGCTTTACATTTGAAGGATTTGAACTCTTTGAAAGAGAGGAATTGATGCAAAAATATCCAGAGTATCAAGAAGTTATTATGAAATTAACTAGGTAA
- a CDS encoding magnesium transporter CorA family protein, whose translation MKHIYKTFDTGLKQLDVFEEGAWVNLINPTPQEINEISDEFNIEVNHILSALDEEERARIEVDDNCTVIIVDVPIKEREEGLGAYATIPMTIIIGDKFIITTCLKNVQLLDDFSSGKIKSFFTFKKTRFILQLLYKNASYYLQYLRYIDRMSHRIEHELHKSLKNKELIQLLDLEKSLVYFTTSLRSNEVVLEKMMRMENIKQYPEDQELLEDVIIENKQAIEMANIYSNILSGTMDAFASVISNNLNIVMKTLTSITIVMSIPTMIASFWGMNVKVPLEGNPYAFGLIIVISIVITIILTLFMVKRKLF comes from the coding sequence ATGAAGCATATCTATAAGACTTTTGATACAGGACTAAAACAACTAGATGTTTTTGAAGAGGGTGCATGGGTTAACCTTATTAATCCAACGCCACAAGAAATCAATGAAATATCAGATGAATTTAATATAGAAGTTAATCATATTCTGTCTGCATTAGACGAAGAAGAAAGAGCGCGTATTGAAGTAGATGATAACTGTACAGTTATTATTGTGGATGTACCTATTAAAGAACGAGAAGAGGGACTTGGGGCTTATGCAACGATTCCTATGACTATTATTATAGGAGATAAATTTATTATTACCACCTGTCTTAAAAATGTCCAGCTTCTGGATGACTTTAGTTCAGGAAAAATAAAAAGTTTTTTTACATTCAAGAAAACTAGATTTATTTTGCAGCTTCTTTATAAAAACGCTTCATACTATCTGCAGTATCTTAGATATATTGACAGAATGAGTCATAGAATAGAGCATGAGCTTCATAAATCTTTGAAAAACAAGGAACTTATTCAACTGTTGGATCTAGAAAAAAGTTTGGTTTATTTTACAACTTCTTTAAGATCAAATGAAGTAGTATTAGAAAAAATGATGCGCATGGAAAATATTAAGCAATACCCGGAAGATCAAGAATTATTAGAAGATGTTATTATTGAAAATAAACAGGCTATTGAGATGGCGAATATTTATAGCAACATTTTAAGCGGGACAATGGACGCTTTCGCATCGGTTATTTCTAATAATCTTAATATCGTCATGAAAACATTAACTTCTATTACGATAGTTATGTCGATACCAACTATGATAGCAAGCTTCTGGGGCATGAATGTCAAAGTACCGCTTGAGGGCAATCCTTATGCCTTTGGATTAATTATTGTAATCTCTATAGTAATAACCATAATACTTACATTATTTATGGTAAAAAGAAAGTTATTTTAA
- a CDS encoding NAD(P)/FAD-dependent oxidoreductase: MKYDIVIVGAGPSGIFTALELIRKNSNKKIAIIEKGCNINKRKCPKAKTKVCVNCKPYCHITTGFSGAGAFSDGKLSLSPEVGGELPDLIGFAETSELIQYTDSIYLEFGADHKVEGLEVTEEVKDIRRKAIQAGLKLVDCPIRHLGTEKAQEIYSKIEEYLIAHGIDILFNTITKDLIIENNVCTGVITSSSKDTSQTETIFADIVIVATGRKGADWLKEMCAKHSIDHTSGTVDIGVRVEVRNEIMEEVNNVLYESKLIGYPEPFGNKVRTFCQNPGGFVSQENYDNNLAIVNGHSYKNLKSDNTNLAILSSHNFSYPFNEPIEYGKKVAELTNMLGNGHILVQRYGDILEGKRTWQKELARSNVKPTLPDAIAGDITSAMPYRPMMNIINFIQAMDQVVPGFASKETLLYGPEIKFYSNKVKLDEALNTNIQSLYCLGDSSGWTRGLMMASVMGVIMARKLG; encoded by the coding sequence ATGAAATATGATATTGTTATTGTTGGTGCAGGCCCATCTGGTATATTTACAGCCCTTGAACTTATAAGAAAGAACTCTAACAAAAAAATAGCCATTATAGAAAAAGGCTGCAACATTAATAAGCGCAAATGTCCAAAAGCTAAGACTAAAGTCTGCGTAAACTGCAAGCCTTATTGTCATATTACTACTGGCTTTTCAGGAGCTGGTGCCTTTTCTGACGGTAAGTTGTCCCTAAGTCCTGAGGTTGGCGGTGAGTTACCGGATCTTATTGGATTTGCTGAAACTTCTGAGCTTATCCAGTATACAGACAGCATTTATTTAGAATTTGGTGCTGATCATAAAGTGGAAGGGCTTGAAGTTACTGAGGAAGTTAAAGATATTAGACGTAAAGCTATCCAAGCAGGTCTTAAACTGGTAGACTGCCCTATCCGTCATCTTGGTACAGAAAAAGCTCAAGAAATTTACTCTAAAATTGAAGAATATCTAATCGCTCATGGTATTGATATTCTATTTAATACTATAACTAAAGATCTGATCATTGAAAATAATGTATGTACAGGCGTTATCACCTCTTCATCTAAAGATACATCTCAGACAGAAACTATTTTTGCCGACATAGTAATAGTAGCCACCGGCCGAAAAGGTGCTGACTGGCTAAAGGAAATGTGTGCAAAACACAGCATTGACCACACATCTGGTACTGTTGATATAGGTGTACGCGTTGAGGTAAGAAATGAAATTATGGAAGAAGTTAATAATGTCCTCTATGAATCTAAACTTATTGGCTACCCTGAGCCTTTTGGTAATAAGGTACGAACCTTCTGTCAAAATCCAGGCGGCTTTGTAAGTCAAGAAAACTATGATAATAATCTTGCTATTGTTAACGGGCATTCCTATAAGAATCTTAAATCTGATAATACAAACCTCGCTATACTAAGCTCCCATAACTTTTCATACCCTTTCAACGAACCTATAGAATATGGTAAAAAAGTCGCAGAGCTTACAAACATGCTTGGTAATGGTCATATTTTAGTCCAAAGATATGGAGATATCCTAGAAGGTAAACGCACTTGGCAAAAAGAGCTCGCCCGCTCTAATGTAAAGCCAACTTTACCCGATGCTATAGCCGGTGATATTACCTCTGCCATGCCATATAGACCTATGATGAATATTATTAACTTTATTCAAGCTATGGATCAAGTTGTTCCTGGCTTTGCAAGTAAAGAAACCCTTTTATACGGACCTGAAATTAAATTTTATAGTAATAAAGTTAAACTTGATGAAGCTTTAAATACAAATATACAATCCTTATACTGTTTAGGTGACTCAAGTGGTTGGACCCGTGGACTTATGATGGCCTCTGTAATGGGTGTTATTATGGCAAGAAAGTTAGGATAG